From one Butyricimonas faecihominis genomic stretch:
- a CDS encoding efflux RND transporter periplasmic adaptor subunit produces the protein MDRLIEQKRGIKRKHIPYLIGGIFILWFAGWAVFGNHESALRVDKEKVTIEDVSQGIFHDYIRIMGNVEPLTFSQLTVQEGGSVKEILVEEGEMVKAGEVIIRLESKNLETEILNSKDRFAEEENSVQNSLLDLEREELNLQQERLTLELDVERKKRKYLQNKQLFEEDLIAKEEYLVAKEDYEYAIHNRELITEKQTKDSIRRHSQVIMLKQKMENARRNLRLTQERYARLNVCAPIDGQLSDLNVEIGQVVGAGSQIGKINVLNDYKVMTQIDEHYIDRVRKGLTATLERQGKDFQMGVIKVYPDVKDGQFKTDLEFTTTVPPNIRTGQTYHLNLQLGAADESTLIPRGTFYQSTGGQWIYVLSPDGTEAFRRKIKIGKQNPRYYQVTEGLQPGEKIITSGYEMFGDNERLIFK, from the coding sequence GTGGATCGACTAATAGAACAAAAAAGAGGAATTAAGAGGAAACATATACCTTACCTCATCGGGGGAATATTTATTCTCTGGTTTGCCGGGTGGGCCGTGTTCGGCAATCACGAATCGGCTTTGCGGGTGGACAAGGAGAAAGTGACTATCGAGGACGTGAGTCAAGGGATATTCCATGACTATATCCGGATCATGGGGAACGTGGAACCATTGACGTTCTCGCAGTTAACCGTGCAGGAAGGAGGAAGCGTGAAGGAGATTCTCGTGGAAGAGGGAGAAATGGTGAAGGCGGGAGAGGTCATTATCCGACTCGAAAGTAAGAATCTGGAAACGGAGATACTGAATAGCAAGGATCGGTTTGCCGAGGAAGAGAACTCCGTGCAGAATAGCTTGCTGGATTTGGAACGGGAAGAGCTGAACCTGCAACAGGAACGGCTAACGCTGGAGCTTGACGTGGAACGGAAGAAACGAAAATACTTGCAAAACAAGCAACTTTTCGAGGAAGACTTGATCGCCAAGGAAGAGTATCTCGTGGCCAAGGAAGATTACGAGTACGCCATCCACAACCGGGAGCTGATCACGGAGAAACAAACGAAAGATTCCATTCGCCGCCACTCGCAGGTCATTATGCTCAAGCAAAAAATGGAGAATGCCCGGCGTAACCTGCGACTGACACAGGAACGCTATGCCCGGCTTAACGTGTGCGCCCCGATCGACGGGCAGTTGAGCGACCTGAACGTGGAAATCGGTCAGGTGGTGGGGGCCGGCAGCCAGATCGGGAAGATCAACGTGCTGAACGATTACAAGGTGATGACACAAATCGACGAACATTATATCGACCGGGTACGCAAGGGGCTGACTGCCACGTTGGAGCGACAAGGGAAGGATTTCCAGATGGGGGTGATCAAGGTGTACCCCGACGTGAAGGACGGGCAATTCAAGACCGACTTGGAGTTCACGACTACCGTCCCTCCCAATATCCGGACGGGACAGACATACCATCTGAACCTGCAACTCGGTGCGGCGGACGAATCGACACTGATTCCCAGAGGTACTTTTTACCAAAGCACCGGGGGACAATGGATATACGTGTTGTCGCCCGACGGGACAGAGGCTTTCCGGCGAAAAATAAAAATCGGCAAACAGAATCCCCGTTATTATCAAGTGACGGAAGGACTTCAACCGGGTGAAAAGATCATCACGTCGGGATACGAAATGTTTGGCGACAATGAACGACTTATTTTCAAGTGA
- a CDS encoding ABC transporter permease, translated as MYHLKLVGRQIFQRKGYFVINTIGLAVALTASIFIYTFLVKEWQTNTYHENIDHIYRITVQHDGNTHWGAEVCSSLGEIAKAELPEVTDYTRIITAREMKIRWENDDHYQTGISCGYADRQLFSMFTFPLVTGSIQAFEHPGWVVISESIARRHFKDTNPIGKLVYLENLYTSGSVSTFRIAGVMKDMPPRSSIQADVILDFSVIEHSFRYNMGNAVQTFIQLTDGADVQKVEEQLLQIEYRESDYIREQKELLQLQPLREMYLHSDHIQDFDLSFAQGSGTFNWILFGILLLILSLAFCNYLIIKLALADKNAERFAIQKYFGSSNRHIFVQVLQEIGIYTVTAFALTVVLTFIFYPYFAQIISPKHPFPFYLSGTEVIGFLLIFLLFAGCIGGITYGHISRKLNSSGLKNTIISSRSSLDLKKILMIAQLTIFCGLLFFSIVFLRQIDYLQNKPLGYNNRNTISFDWPNPYEITSLKEELSRHPDVLAVSCGALLPIGNWAHWDIHLAEQPEKSIPSYSLLCDEDFLRTYQLKLVEGRDAKTKITTPGIYSRKPVDVVEIVVNQKFVRQMGLSHPIGTLLSDGTAKMQIVGIVQDFHYRSLYEPIQPVMIGSDLPGVSFTLIVQYREGKRSEMIHYLQQLHETRHPETLMSYQEYPYSELYEREIMLGHLVYIFTGIALLIGGMGVLAFSVFIAESKTKEIALRKVNGASEGQIMIYLNRIFTGQVAVACVVGISCSYLICRQWLQGFAYKVTISPWITVCVIGGTLLLVVLVTGWQIRRATRRNPIDTLKTE; from the coding sequence ATGTATCATCTCAAACTGGTAGGACGTCAGATTTTTCAACGGAAAGGCTATTTCGTGATCAACACGATCGGGCTGGCCGTGGCTCTCACTGCCTCCATATTTATTTATACTTTTCTGGTAAAAGAGTGGCAGACAAACACGTACCACGAGAACATCGACCACATCTACCGGATCACGGTTCAACATGACGGGAATACCCACTGGGGGGCAGAGGTTTGCAGCTCGCTGGGAGAGATTGCCAAAGCGGAACTGCCGGAAGTGACTGACTATACCCGAATCATCACGGCACGGGAAATGAAAATTCGCTGGGAAAATGACGATCACTATCAAACCGGGATTTCCTGCGGGTACGCGGACCGACAATTGTTCAGTATGTTCACGTTCCCGCTCGTGACGGGGAGTATTCAAGCCTTCGAACACCCCGGCTGGGTGGTGATTTCGGAAAGTATTGCCCGGCGTCACTTTAAGGATACAAATCCCATAGGGAAACTGGTATATCTGGAAAACCTGTACACGAGTGGAAGTGTTTCAACATTCCGGATTGCCGGGGTCATGAAGGATATGCCACCCCGTTCATCCATTCAAGCCGACGTGATTCTGGATTTTTCCGTGATAGAACATTCGTTCCGGTACAACATGGGAAACGCCGTGCAGACGTTTATTCAATTAACCGACGGGGCGGATGTCCAAAAGGTTGAAGAGCAATTACTTCAAATTGAATACCGGGAGTCTGATTATATCCGGGAACAAAAGGAGCTATTGCAGTTGCAACCGTTACGGGAAATGTACCTGCACTCGGATCACATACAAGATTTTGACCTCTCCTTTGCCCAAGGGTCGGGAACTTTTAACTGGATTCTGTTCGGAATCCTCTTACTCATCCTGTCGCTGGCATTTTGTAATTACCTCATCATCAAACTAGCCCTAGCGGATAAAAACGCGGAACGGTTTGCCATACAAAAATATTTCGGGAGTAGTAATCGACATATTTTCGTGCAGGTGTTGCAGGAAATAGGTATATATACCGTGACGGCCTTCGCCCTGACGGTCGTGCTGACCTTTATTTTTTATCCCTATTTCGCACAAATCATTTCGCCCAAGCATCCCTTCCCATTTTATTTGAGCGGAACGGAAGTCATCGGTTTCCTGCTCATCTTCCTACTATTTGCCGGATGCATCGGGGGAATTACTTACGGACATATCAGCCGAAAACTCAACTCTTCCGGACTGAAAAACACGATTATCTCTTCCCGCTCGTCGCTGGATTTGAAGAAAATTCTGATGATTGCCCAACTGACAATCTTCTGCGGGTTGCTTTTTTTCTCCATCGTGTTTCTCCGACAAATCGATTATCTCCAAAACAAACCGCTGGGTTACAATAACCGGAACACGATTTCTTTCGATTGGCCGAATCCCTACGAGATCACGTCTCTGAAGGAAGAGTTGTCGCGACACCCGGACGTGCTGGCCGTGAGTTGCGGGGCCTTGCTCCCGATCGGGAACTGGGCGCACTGGGATATTCATTTGGCCGAGCAACCGGAAAAAAGCATACCATCCTACTCGCTTTTGTGTGACGAAGATTTCCTCCGTACCTACCAGTTAAAACTCGTGGAAGGACGGGATGCCAAAACGAAGATCACGACACCGGGAATCTATTCCCGTAAGCCCGTGGACGTCGTGGAGATTGTCGTGAACCAGAAGTTCGTGCGGCAAATGGGATTGAGTCACCCGATCGGAACGCTACTGAGTGACGGAACCGCCAAAATGCAAATCGTGGGGATCGTGCAGGACTTCCATTATCGTTCACTCTACGAACCGATTCAACCCGTCATGATCGGTAGTGACCTTCCGGGGGTGTCGTTCACCCTCATCGTCCAGTACCGGGAAGGGAAACGAAGCGAGATGATCCATTACCTGCAACAATTACACGAAACCCGTCACCCGGAAACGCTGATGAGTTACCAAGAATATCCCTATTCCGAACTATACGAGCGGGAAATCATGCTGGGACATCTCGTGTATATATTCACGGGCATCGCCCTATTGATCGGGGGCATGGGAGTACTTGCCTTTTCCGTTTTTATCGCCGAGAGTAAGACCAAAGAGATCGCTCTCCGCAAAGTGAACGGGGCCTCAGAAGGGCAAATTATGATCTACCTGAACCGTATTTTCACGGGGCAAGTAGCGGTCGCCTGTGTCGTGGGGATTTCCTGTTCCTATCTGATTTGCCGACAATGGTTGCAAGGTTTCGCGTATAAAGTCACGATAAGCCCTTGGATTACCGTTTGCGTGATCGGGGGGACTTTGCTACTGGTGGTTCTCGTCACCGGCTGGCAAATACGCCGGGCCACACGCCGAAACCCGATTGATACCCTTAAAACCGAATGA
- a CDS encoding ABC transporter ATP-binding protein — translation MIRIEHLSKVFRTEEVETTALNDVSLHVKQGEFVAIMGPSGCGKSTLLNIIGLLDNPTSGNYYFNGQEVGHLKEKQRTQVRKGNIGFVFQSFNLIDELNVYENVELPLIYLKKKASEKKELVTSILDRMNISHRVKHFPQQLSGGQQQRVAIARAVVAGPKLILADEPTGNLDSKNGAEVMNLLTELNQEGTTIVMVTHSQHDASYAHRVVHLFDGQIVTELENREIL, via the coding sequence ATGATAAGAATTGAGCATTTAAGTAAAGTATTTCGCACCGAAGAGGTCGAAACAACAGCGTTGAACGATGTGTCCCTTCACGTGAAACAGGGAGAATTTGTGGCCATTATGGGACCTTCCGGTTGTGGTAAGTCAACCTTATTAAACATCATCGGTTTGTTGGATAACCCGACATCCGGGAATTATTATTTCAACGGACAGGAAGTCGGGCATTTAAAAGAGAAACAGCGGACGCAGGTTCGCAAGGGGAACATCGGTTTCGTGTTCCAGAGTTTTAACCTGATTGACGAGTTGAATGTCTATGAGAACGTGGAATTACCCTTGATCTACCTGAAGAAAAAGGCGTCGGAGAAAAAAGAACTGGTCACGTCGATTCTCGACCGGATGAACATTAGTCACCGGGTTAAGCACTTCCCGCAGCAACTTTCCGGGGGACAACAACAGCGGGTTGCCATTGCCCGTGCCGTCGTGGCAGGGCCCAAGCTGATCCTTGCTGACGAGCCGACCGGAAACCTCGATTCTAAAAACGGGGCAGAAGTCATGAATCTATTGACCGAGCTGAACCAAGAGGGAACCACTATTGTCATGGTGACCCACTCCCAGCATGATGCTTCGTATGCCCACCGGGTGGTTCATCTCTTTGACGGGCAAATCGTGACCGAGCTGGAAAACCGGGAAATCCTCTGA
- a CDS encoding TolC family protein, whose protein sequence is MMILKQYSILLSILTSGLFVNGQNREWSLQECIDYGVEKSLSMQQRELQNKNDKLDVRDATLSLLPSVNGISPGVSYSFGRGIDPETNTYTNTRYMSVGGFGVGSSLTVFAGFSNINRLRAAKLSRLMGWEETENQANQIAIQVMNAFFTLLYAEEEVRITQEQVENSRLRLKKIEREYELGKKPKSDLFEMQAQQASVEFRLITAQNNCLNAQANLKYIMNYNAEEELKIDARSVSEVHPELHELKTKEIFTQALQTLPEIKLAAYQIRSAQLGVYSAKAGLYPSISISGSISFGNYSDQRSGDFFSQITDRNQIGKGFSIGMSIPFYSGLSRRSSLQRAKHNYQSSKIKYQQTERALYNEIQHALQDLKSCTQRYRIAVQRENFSTLSYNAARKRYEQGLITIIDLNTTSNSLLEAKYDVLRARLDYVMQKRMIDFYQGKPLQLKIEN, encoded by the coding sequence ATGATGATATTAAAGCAATATTCCATTCTATTGAGCATTTTAACATCCGGCTTGTTTGTCAACGGACAAAACCGGGAATGGAGCCTTCAGGAGTGTATTGATTACGGCGTGGAGAAAAGTCTTTCCATGCAACAACGGGAGCTACAAAATAAAAACGATAAACTGGACGTGCGGGATGCCACGCTCTCGCTCCTGCCCTCCGTTAACGGGATTTCTCCCGGCGTCAGTTACAGTTTCGGTCGGGGGATTGACCCGGAAACCAACACGTACACGAATACCCGCTATATGTCGGTCGGGGGATTCGGCGTGGGCAGTAGCCTGACCGTGTTTGCCGGGTTCAGTAATATCAATCGCCTGCGAGCTGCCAAGTTAAGCCGCCTGATGGGATGGGAAGAAACCGAGAACCAAGCCAACCAGATCGCCATACAGGTGATGAACGCTTTCTTCACGTTATTGTATGCAGAGGAAGAGGTTCGGATCACGCAGGAACAGGTGGAAAACTCCCGGTTGCGTCTCAAAAAGATCGAACGGGAATACGAGTTAGGGAAAAAGCCGAAAAGCGATCTTTTCGAGATGCAGGCGCAACAAGCCTCCGTGGAGTTCCGGCTGATCACGGCACAAAATAATTGTCTCAACGCACAGGCTAATCTTAAATATATTATGAATTATAACGCGGAAGAGGAGTTAAAGATTGATGCCCGGTCGGTTTCCGAAGTTCACCCGGAACTCCACGAGTTGAAGACCAAAGAGATTTTCACGCAAGCACTCCAAACATTGCCGGAAATCAAACTGGCCGCTTACCAAATCCGTTCCGCACAGCTCGGCGTGTACTCGGCAAAAGCCGGGTTATATCCCTCGATCAGTATTAGCGGAAGTATCTCTTTCGGAAATTATAGTGACCAGCGTTCGGGTGATTTCTTCTCGCAAATCACGGACCGCAACCAGATCGGGAAAGGGTTCAGCATCGGTATGAGTATTCCCTTCTACTCCGGTCTGAGCCGCCGTTCCAGTCTCCAAAGAGCCAAACATAATTATCAATCGTCGAAGATAAAATACCAACAGACGGAACGAGCATTATATAATGAGATACAACACGCCCTGCAAGATTTGAAGTCCTGCACCCAGCGCTACCGGATTGCCGTGCAGCGAGAGAATTTCAGCACCCTCTCCTACAACGCCGCCCGTAAACGTTACGAGCAAGGACTAATCACCATCATAGACCTGAACACGACCTCCAACAGCCTCCTTGAAGCAAAGTACGACGTGCTGCGAGCCCGCTTGGACTACGTGATGCAGAAGAGGATGATTGATTTTTATCAAGGAAAACCGTTACAATTGAAAATTGAGAATTGA